In Leclercia pneumoniae, the genomic window TAAGCTGATGGGTTGCCAGCGCGGTGGCGGCGGCAATACGTAGACGGTTAGTCAGCCGCACCGCCTTAGGCTGCCCCTGCGGCGTCGCGGCGCTGCCCAGGGTGTCATAGCGCCCGTTGTGGCGGGTAAAGGCGTGTTTCTTTGCATCGACGTAAAGATTCTCCTGTTGCAGTGCCTGTAACAGCGGCAGCCTGGCGGGGTCCGGCGTTGTTGCCCACTCCCCGAGCAGTACCGCCTGCTGGCTGCGGCTGGCGGCAACAAAGGTATCGGCGTCCGTTGCCTGCGCCATCCCTGGCACCAGCCCGGCAAGCCACATGATGGCGATGAGTAAGCGCAGCATGCTCATGGCTGATCTCCCTGAATTTAGTTACTGGCGGTTTTGATAGGGGTGTCGGGTTTTTTATCGTTACCGGCGATAAACGGGCTCCATGGCTGAGCGCGCACCGTGGCATCGGTCTGCCAGACCACGTTGAACTGACCGTTATCTTCGATTTCACCGATCATCACTGGCTTATGCAGGTGGTGGTTGGTTTCATCCATAGTCAGGGTGAAGCCAGACGGCGCTTTAAAGGACTGGCCCGCCATGGCGGCACGTACTTTATCCACGTCGGTGGTACCGGCCTTCTCAACCGCCTGAGCCCACATATGGATCCCCACATAGGTGGCTTCCATCGGGTCATTGGTCACCACGGTATCGGCGTTCGGCAGCTTATGCGCTTTGGCGTAGGCTTTATACGCGGCTACAAACTGCTGGTTGTCAGCGTTATCGACCGATTCGAAATAGTTCCAGGCGGCCAGATTCCCCACCAGCGGTTTGGTGTCGATACCGCGCAGCTCCTCTTCCCCAACCGAGAAGGCGACGACCGGCACGTCGGTGGCTTTTACCCCCTGGTTCGCCAGCTCTTTATAGAAGGGAACGTTAGAGTCGCCGTTAATGGTAGAGACCACTGCGGTTTTGCCGCCAGCGGCAAATTTTTTGATACTGGAGACGATGGTCTGGTAGTCGCTGTGACCAAAGGGCGTATAGACCTCTTCAATATCTTTATCCTGAACCCCTTTCGAGTGCAGATAAGCGCGCAGGATTTTGTTAGTGGTGCGTGGATAGACGTAGTCGGTGCCCAGCAGGAAGAAGCGCTTCGCGCTGCCGCCATCTTCACCCAACAGATACTCCACCGCCGGGATCGCCTGCTGGTTAGGTGCCGCGCCGGTGTAGAAAACGTTCGGCGACATCTCTTCCCCTTCGTACTGGACCGGATAGAAAAGCAGGCCGTTCAGCTCTTCAAATACCGGCAGAACCGATTTACGCGAGACCGAGGTCCAGCAGCCGAACACCGCGGCAACCTTATCCTGGCTCAGCAGTTGGCGCGCTTTTTCAGCAAACAGCGGCCAGTTCGAGGCGGGATCCACCACCACCGGCTCCAGCTTTTTGCCCAGCACTCCCCCTTTGGCGTTAATTTCATCAATAGTCATTAACGCCACGTCTTTCAGCGGCGTTTCAGAAATAGCCATCGTGCCGGAGAGTGAGTGCATGATGCCGACTTTGATCGTTTCAGCGGCCTGAACGCTGAAACTCATCCCCATGGCCACCACAGAGGCGGAGAGAGCAAAAGCTTTTATTAAGGTACGACGGTGCATATTTTCACTCCTGAAAAGAAAGCTGTGCGAAATCGTCCGCGACGACAGGACGTAGAAAGAGCAAAACATCAGTTCAGAAGTGAATGAGCAAAAAGGATGCCAGGTTGACAGCGTGCGGGTTTAGCGAGGTTTGATGGAGGGAGGTAATGCAGCGGCACAGCGTTGCATTAAATAAGTGCAACGCTGTGCCTCATTTTTTACCAGACTTCGCTGGCGATGCGGGTGACCAGGCGAACCTTGTCCCACTGTTGTGCTTCGGTCAGGCTATTGCCCTCTTCCGTTGATGCAAACCCGCACTGCGGGCTGAGGCAGATCTGCTCTTTAGCCACATACTGGCTCGCCTCTTCCAGACGCGCTTTCACCCCTTCTGGGTTCTCCAGCTCGCCGTTTTTGGTCGTGATCAGCCCCAACACCACCTGCTGCTTGCCCGGACGGACGAAACGAAGGGGAGCAAAATCACCGCTGCGATCGTTATCGTACTCCAGGAAGAAAGCGTCAACGTTCACCGTGCCAAACAGAACTTCGGCCACCGGCTCGTAGCCGCCCTCCGAGATCCAGGTTGAACGGAAGTTACCGCGACAAACGTGCAGGCCGATGGTGAGGTCGTCGGGCTTGCCCTCCAGCGCTTTGTTCAGAACACGCGCATAGGTACGGGCCAGTTGCTCGGGATCGTCACCGCGCTCGATGATCTGCCGACGCTGGTCGTCAGAGCAGAGATAGGCCCAGACGGTGTCATCCAGTTGCAGATAGCGGCAGCCTGCTTCATAGAAGGCGTGGATCGCATCGCGCCAGGTGGTGGCCAGATCGTCAAAATAGGCATCCAGTTCAGGATAGACGGTGGCATCGATATCTTTGCGACCGCCACGGAAGTGCAGCACGCTCGGGCTGGGGATAGTCATTTTTGGCTGCGCTTCACCGCTAATGCTTTTCAGGTAGCGGAAATCTTCCAGCATTGGGTGCGCGCCAAAGCCCAGTTTGCCGGTAACCCGCACGCCGTGGGCTTTAGTCTGCACGCTGTTGAACTGAATACCCTGGCTGGAATCGTAACGCTCCACACCCTGCAGACCGTCGAAGAAATCGAAGTGCCACCAGGCGCGACGGAATTCACCATCCGTCACCACGTGCAGGCCGCAGGCACACTGCTGCTCAACAACATGGCGGATGGCGTCATTCTCTATGGCACGCAGCGCGCTGGCATCAATCTCACCGTTGGCAAATTTCACCCGCGCTTCTTTAATCGCGTCAGGGCGTAAAAAACTGCCAACTACGTCGGCGCGGTATGGGGCGTTATGTCGCTGCATGCTTTTCTCCTTTATCTGTCGGCAGATGATTGCCGACAGTGATAATTCATCTTATGAATCTTTAGACTTCTGGATGTCTAAATGTCCAAAAAAGATGTCATATGCGACCCGCCACGGCAAACGAGAAAAATTCATGTGTGTTGAATAAAATTCATGTTGCACTCAGTCGCCGCTGGCGAAGGCGAAGTTTTCATCCTCCCAGCCGGTGATCCCCCCCAGCATGATCTTCACCGGCAGTCCCAGCCGGGCAAGTTTCAGCGCCGCGCGATCGGCTCCGTTACAATGCGGCCCGGCACAGTAAACGACGAACAGCGTACCCTCCGGCCACTGAGCCATCTTTTCGGCGGTGATTTGCGACCAGGGTAAATGGATGGCACCCGGCAGGTGGCGATGGGCAAAATGCGCCGCCTGCCCGACGACGTGCAGTAACACGAAATCCTGCTGACCACTGCTCAGGGCATGGTGCACATCCGCGCAGTCGGTCTCTACGCTCAGGCGACGCAGAAAATGGGCGACCGCTTCTTGCGGCTCGGCGACGGGGAACTCGGTAACATAACTCATGGCTTTCTCCTGTGTGTCTGTGTTAACACTAGAGTAACGAGAGACGATGCCTGTGAATGCCAGCACCTATGCCAGAAAACAGCAAAAAGATGACAAACTTAAGACATATTGCGCGCCCGCGTGTGGTGGCACTGGCCTATGACGGCCTCTGTACTTTTGAGTTTGGCGTGGCAGTGGAGATCTTCGGCCTGCCGCGCCCGGAAATGGGCGAGAACTGGTATCGCTTTGCCGTGGCATCTGTGGATGGCGGCGAGCTACGGGCTACGGGCGGGATCCGCATGGTCGCCGATGGTGACCTGTCGCTGCTGCAGGAGGCGGATTTGATTGTCGTTCCTGGCTGGCGTGGCGTAGAGAGCCCGGTGCCGTCAGCGCTGTGCGAAGCCCTGCAACAGGCGCAGCAGCGAGGCTGTCATTTGCTCTCTATTTGCTCAGGCGTCTTTGTGCTGGCCGCTGCGGGGCTACTGAATGGCCAGCGCGCAACCACGCACTGGCGCTATACCCAAACCCTGAAGAGCCGCTTTCCGCGCATTAACGTGGTGGAAGATGTGCTGTATCAGGACGAGGGGCAACTGCTGACTTCCGCGGGGAGCGCTGCGGGTATTGATCTGTGCCTGCACGTGGTACGACGTGATTATGGCATGGAGGCAGCTAATCAGGTCGCGCGCCGCCTGGTGATCCCGCCCCATCGCGATGGTTCTCAGACCCAGCAGCTCAGCCGCCCGGTGGCACAACTGCGTGAAAGCCAACGGCTGGGGCAGTTATTCGATTACCTGCATCAACATCTGACCCTGGGGCATACGGTGGGCTCCCTTGCCCAGCGCGTTGGGATGAGCCAGCGTACGTTTCTGCGACGTTTTCAGGAGGCGACCGGTACCACCCCTGCCCGCTGGCTGCTGAATGAACGCCTGACCCGCGCCAAAGAGTTTCTGGAGAACAGCCGCCTCAGTATTGACCGTATCGCCGAACAGACGGGCTTCGGTAATACCGCTACGTTGCGCCATCACTTCCGTCAGCACTTTGCCCTGTCGCCTGCCCAGTACCGCAAACAGTTCTGCTCGTGAAAGCAGGCAAAAAAAAACCGCCAGAGTCTGGCGGTAAATGCTTGCATGGATAGATTTTGTGTTTTGGTATCTACGTTCCCGGTATTCCGTGCCGGGTTGCGGATCGTTTAATACGCTATCATGGAGAAAGTAAATGAGAGGTAAACGGCGCACAAAGAGCGGAGCTGCCCCGGCGTGATGGCTAACAGAGTGAGAATCTGCCATTTTCTACCCGGGGCCTGAGTCACTACAGAGTACTGGCGAAAACACCTAACCTTGAAGGAGGTTTCTATGTGTGGACGTTTTGCACAAGCCCAAACCCGGGAAGCGTACCTGGCGTTTCTTGCTGACGAAGCCGAGCGTGATATTGCGTACGATCCGGCTCCAATCGGCCGTTATAACGTGGCGCCGGGAACGAAAGTCTTGTTACTCAGCGAACGCGATTCACAATTACACCTCGATCCCGTCTTCTGGGGTTACGCGCCGGGGTGGTGGAATAAGCCGCCGCTGATTAATGCCCGCGTTGAGACGGCGGCCACCAGCAGGATGTTCAAGCCCCTATGGCAGCATGGACGGGCGATCTGCTTCGCAGATGGGTGGTTTGAGTGGAAGAGAGAGGGTAATAAAAAACAGCCCTGGTTTATCCACCGCGCTGATGGTCAGCCAATATTTATGGCGGCGATTGGCAGTGCGCCTTTTGAACGGGGTGACGAGGCCGAGGGTTTTGTGATTGTTACCTCCGCCGCCGATGAAGGGTTAATCGATATCCACGATCGTCGGCCACTGGTTCTGTCGCCCGACGCGGCCCGGGCGTGGATGCGTCAGGATCTCAGCGGCAAAGAAGCGGAAGCCATTATTGCCGACGGCGCCGTGCCCGCCGATAAGTTTATCTGGCACGCCGTAACGCGCGCCGTAGGGAATGTGAAGAATCAGGGGCCCGAGCTTATTGAGGCACTGTGATCTTAATTAAAAGCGATATCTAAACATCGTGACGTTCCGGTTATAATAAATCATCTTTTTTACGCGCTGCTTCCTGAATGAATTCCGAAATAATCCCGCCAGCACGATTACCAAATAAAGGTAGCTTGACACGAAATATTTTATTATCTCTTCAGTCTGATTTGCGTTTAGTTAATAAAGATTAAGTCTATGACATATAACTGCGCGACTTTTAAGGCCGCTGGGTTGACTTATCTGCAATTGAAGCACTTGATTGAATAAAGTTTGCTCAGCGCGGTCTTCAGGTACACATTAATAATATCTTGTTGGTCGACTGGTCTGATATGCTATGGATTCTAAAATATGTCATCATTTTTTGGCATTAAACTTACAACAAGGTCAATTATGAAAAAGTTAATTATGGTTGCGCTCATTGCAGGGGCGGTATCTGGCTGCGCACAACAATCTTTCTCTGTAAACAAAGGAACTACCTTTGCACCGCAGAAAGTGACCACTCATCACTTCTTCGTTAGCGGCATTGGTCAGTCTAAACAGATCGATGCAGCACAAGTTTGTGGCTCTGCGGACAAAGTTGTTCGTACCGAAGTTCAGCAAACTTTCGTTAATGGCCTGCTGGGTGTTGTGACTTTCGGTATTTACACCCCGCGTGAAGCGCGCGTGTATTGCGCTAAATAAGCGTTCAGTCAGCGGGATATTCTCCCGCTGACCTCTCATCGTTAGGCTAAAAATCGCTTCACAATATCAATATTACTCACTCAACCCCCTGTTTTTCAGCATCGGCTCAATCTTAGGATCGTGCCCACGCCATACGCGATAAAGTTCAGCTAAATCAGTGCTATTCCCTCGGGACAAAATCGCCTCACGGAATTTCTGCCCGTTCTCGCGGTTCAATCCGCCCTGCTCCACAAACCACTGGTAGCCGTCGTCGGCCAGCATTTGCGTCCAGAGATAGGCGTAATAACCCGCCGCGTAACCGCCGCCGAAAATATGGGCAAAATAGCTGCTACGATAGCGTGGCGGTATGGCCGGGAGATTGAGTTGCTCTTTCTCGAGGGCTGCGGATTCGAAGGAGTCGACATCCTGCGGTGCTTTATCGGCGCTGATACTGTGCCAGTTCATATCCAGCAGCGCGGCACTCAGCAGTTCGGTCATGTCATAGCCTTTATTAAACTGGGTGGCGCTGAGCATTTTCTCACGCAGCGCGTCCGGCATTGGCTCTCCGGTCTCGAAATGACGAGCGTAGTGGGCAAAAACCTGCGGATGGCTGGCCCAGTGTTCGTTGATCTGCGAAGGAAATTCCACAAAATCGCGCGGTGTATTGGTCCCTGAAAGCGTGGCGTAACGCTGGCTGGCAAAAAGCCCATGCAGTGTATGGCCAAATTCATGGAACAGGGTGATGACATCGTCCCAGGAGATCAGCGCAGGCTGGCCATTGGCCGGTTTCTGGTAGTTACAGACGTTGTAGATTACCGGCCGCGTGGCGAACTCATGAGATTGCTCGACGAAGTTGCCCATCCACGCACCTCCGCCTTTCGAATCACGGGCAAAGAAATCGCCGTAGAATAGCGCCAGCCCGTCGTCGTTATCATCGAAGATCTCCCAGACGCGGACATCCGGGTGATAAACCGGGATATCGCTACGCTCAACAAAGCGAATACCAAAGAGCTGGCTTGCCGCCCAAAAAACGCCATCTGTGAGCACCGTATTGAGTTCAAAGAAAGGTTTGACCTGACTCTCATCCAGCGCATATTTCGCCAGCCGCACGCGCTCGGCATAGAGAGACCAGTCCCAGGCCTGAGCCGTAAAGCCGCCTTGCTCAGCGTCAATCACATGCTGAATGTCCGCCAGCTCTTTTAGCGCGCGTCCTCGCGCCGCCGGGACAATACCGCGCATAAACTCCAGCGCCGCCTGCGGCGTTTGCGCCATCTGGTCGGCCAGCTTCCAGTTGGCAAAACTCTCGAAGTTGAGCAGTTCAGCCTGCCGGGCACGCAGCGCGGCCAGGCGACAGACGATAGCGCGGGTATCGTTTTGGTCGCCCTTCTGCGTGCGCAGCCAACTGGCCTGAAAAAGATTTTCACGGGTTTGCCTGTCACGAAGCTGTTGCAACGCGGGCTGCTGGGTGGTGTTAAGCAGCGGAATCAACCAGCGATCCTGGAGCCCCTTTTCCTCTGCGGCCTGCGCGGCGGCGGCTACCTCTGCCGGGCTGAGACCATCAAGCTGATGGCGATAATCAAGCACCAGCCCACCCGCTTTATCGGCAGCCAGAAGCCGCTGATTGAACTGGCTGGTCAGCGTCGCCGACTCGGTATTTAACGCTTTTAGCTCTTCCTTACCCGCAGCATCCAGCCGCGCGCCGGCCAGAATAAAACGCTGATAAAGCTCTTCAGTCAGGCGCAGGGATTCAGCATCCGGGGCCTGGTCATGCCGCTGGTTATAGACAGCCTCAACGCGGTCAAAAAGGGCATCGTTAAGCCAGATATCATTAGAGAGCGCCGCCAGTTCGGTTGAGACCGCCTCCTCCAGCGCCTGCAGAGAGTCGTTGGTATGTGCTGAGGTCATGGCGAAAAAAACACTACTGACGCGCGACAGCAGCGCCCCGCTCTTTTCCAGCGCTAAAATCGTGTTGTCAAAATCAGGCGGCAGGCGCTGGCTAATGATGGCGTCAATCTCTTCACGCTTCTGGCGGATCGCTTCGTCAAAGGCCGGACGATAATCGTCGTCGGTGATACGGTCAAAAGGGGGAGCCTGGTAAGGTAACGCGCTGATTTCAAAAAAAGGATTGTGCTGCGACATGACGAACTCCTGAATAGGGTGAATCTCACCAGAGTAGGCCAGCGCGCCACTCCCTGCAATCCTGGTATCCTGTTAATAATTGCAGGTATAATTGCGGAAATTGTTTAACGGGTTCAGAGAAGACGATGACAAAACTCACCTTACAAGAGCAAATGCTCAAAGCTGGCCTGGTCACCAGCAAGAAAATGGCCAAAGTCCAGAGAACCGCTAAGAAGTCGCGCGTTCAGGCCCGTGAGGCACGTGAAGCCGTAGAAGAGAATAAAAAGGCGCAGCAAGAGCGGGATAAACAGCTGAGCGAACAGCAGAAGCAGGCAGTGCTCTCTAAAGAGTTCAAAGCGCAGGTGAAGCAGCTCATTGAAATGAACCGCATTCCCCTCTCTAAAGGCAATATTACCTTTAACTTTACCGACAATAATGTCATTAAAAAGCTGGAAGTGGATAAGACCACCCAGGCCCAGTTGATTAACGGACGTCTCGCCATTGCGCGTCTGGCCGTTGATAACAAACCGGAAGGCGAATACGCCATCATCCCGGCGAGCGTTGCCGAGAAAATTGCCCAGCGTGATGCCGGCAGTATTGTGTTACACAGTGCGCTGAGTCAGGAGGAGCAAGATCAGGACGATCCTTACGCCGACTTCAAGATCCCTGATGACCTGATGTGGTAAACCGCGTCAGAACGGGCTGGCATGATGAATATCCATCACCGCATGGCTGACCGGATGGACAAAATGCAGCTCGCTGGCATGAAGCATCAACCGCGACGCCTGTTCCGTACCCGGCTGCAGACGCCCGCCGTAGAGATCGCAGCCTAATATCGGGTGACCCAGGTGCTGGCAATGAATGCGCAGTTGATGGGTTCGCCCGGTCTCGGGGGTAAGTGCCACCCGGCTTACTGGCAGACCGTCGCGATAAAAACGCTCCAGAGTCCGATAGCGAGAGCGTGCTGGCTTACCCTGGATAGCGCAAATCGACATCAATGGAAACAACGCAGGATCTTTAGCAATAGGCGCATCAATCACCCCGTCATCATGGCGAAGATGGCCACAGAGCAGCGCGCTGTAGCCTTTTTTTACGCTGCGCTGGCTGAACTGCTGGCAAAGCGCCGCGTTAATGGGTTTAGTGCGAGCGACCACCATCAGCCCGGATGTGCCAAAATCGAGACGATGCACCAGCGCGCAGCCGGGGAATCGCTGGACCAGGCGGTAATGCACCGAATCAAGATTCTGCGGGTTTTTACCCGACAGACTGAGCAAGCCGGCAGGTTTGTTGATCAGCACCAGGTGTTCGTCCTCATAGAGGATCTCTATTTCGTCATGGCACGGTGGTGCAATAAAGGTATCAACAATGGTAGACATCAGGTCGCCTGCTGTAAGAAAGGGGGCGAATAATATCCCATTCTTTACCGCTACGCGAATTGCCACAATGCAGAGTGAATGTTACGCGCCCGCTCTGCCGATGAAAGGCAAGCGCCCTCGCCCCCTTAACTGGCGGCGCGGAAGAATGACCTCTTTTTTCTTTTCTGATTACGCAAAGCAAGCTGGGATTACACGTCCGTAAGAGCGGGAATTATTAATAACAGCGTAGAT contains:
- the urtA gene encoding urea ABC transporter substrate-binding protein: MHRRTLIKAFALSASVVAMGMSFSVQAAETIKVGIMHSLSGTMAISETPLKDVALMTIDEINAKGGVLGKKLEPVVVDPASNWPLFAEKARQLLSQDKVAAVFGCWTSVSRKSVLPVFEELNGLLFYPVQYEGEEMSPNVFYTGAAPNQQAIPAVEYLLGEDGGSAKRFFLLGTDYVYPRTTNKILRAYLHSKGVQDKDIEEVYTPFGHSDYQTIVSSIKKFAAGGKTAVVSTINGDSNVPFYKELANQGVKATDVPVVAFSVGEEELRGIDTKPLVGNLAAWNYFESVDNADNQQFVAAYKAYAKAHKLPNADTVVTNDPMEATYVGIHMWAQAVEKAGTTDVDKVRAAMAGQSFKAPSGFTLTMDETNHHLHKPVMIGEIEDNGQFNVVWQTDATVRAQPWSPFIAGNDKKPDTPIKTASN
- a CDS encoding cobalamin-independent methionine synthase II family protein, coding for MQRHNAPYRADVVGSFLRPDAIKEARVKFANGEIDASALRAIENDAIRHVVEQQCACGLHVVTDGEFRRAWWHFDFFDGLQGVERYDSSQGIQFNSVQTKAHGVRVTGKLGFGAHPMLEDFRYLKSISGEAQPKMTIPSPSVLHFRGGRKDIDATVYPELDAYFDDLATTWRDAIHAFYEAGCRYLQLDDTVWAYLCSDDQRRQIIERGDDPEQLARTYARVLNKALEGKPDDLTIGLHVCRGNFRSTWISEGGYEPVAEVLFGTVNVDAFFLEYDNDRSGDFAPLRFVRPGKQQVVLGLITTKNGELENPEGVKARLEEASQYVAKEQICLSPQCGFASTEEGNSLTEAQQWDKVRLVTRIASEVW
- a CDS encoding rhodanese-like domain-containing protein, producing MSYVTEFPVAEPQEAVAHFLRRLSVETDCADVHHALSSGQQDFVLLHVVGQAAHFAHRHLPGAIHLPWSQITAEKMAQWPEGTLFVVYCAGPHCNGADRAALKLARLGLPVKIMLGGITGWEDENFAFASGD
- the ftrA gene encoding transcriptional regulator FtrA — its product is MPENSKKMTNLRHIARPRVVALAYDGLCTFEFGVAVEIFGLPRPEMGENWYRFAVASVDGGELRATGGIRMVADGDLSLLQEADLIVVPGWRGVESPVPSALCEALQQAQQRGCHLLSICSGVFVLAAAGLLNGQRATTHWRYTQTLKSRFPRINVVEDVLYQDEGQLLTSAGSAAGIDLCLHVVRRDYGMEAANQVARRLVIPPHRDGSQTQQLSRPVAQLRESQRLGQLFDYLHQHLTLGHTVGSLAQRVGMSQRTFLRRFQEATGTTPARWLLNERLTRAKEFLENSRLSIDRIAEQTGFGNTATLRHHFRQHFALSPAQYRKQFCS
- a CDS encoding SOS response-associated peptidase; protein product: MCGRFAQAQTREAYLAFLADEAERDIAYDPAPIGRYNVAPGTKVLLLSERDSQLHLDPVFWGYAPGWWNKPPLINARVETAATSRMFKPLWQHGRAICFADGWFEWKREGNKKQPWFIHRADGQPIFMAAIGSAPFERGDEAEGFVIVTSAADEGLIDIHDRRPLVLSPDAARAWMRQDLSGKEAEAIIADGAVPADKFIWHAVTRAVGNVKNQGPELIEAL
- a CDS encoding Bor family protein; this translates as MKKLIMVALIAGAVSGCAQQSFSVNKGTTFAPQKVTTHHFFVSGIGQSKQIDAAQVCGSADKVVRTEVQQTFVNGLLGVVTFGIYTPREARVYCAK
- the dcp gene encoding peptidyl-dipeptidase Dcp, which produces MSQHNPFFEISALPYQAPPFDRITDDDYRPAFDEAIRQKREEIDAIISQRLPPDFDNTILALEKSGALLSRVSSVFFAMTSAHTNDSLQALEEAVSTELAALSNDIWLNDALFDRVEAVYNQRHDQAPDAESLRLTEELYQRFILAGARLDAAGKEELKALNTESATLTSQFNQRLLAADKAGGLVLDYRHQLDGLSPAEVAAAAQAAEEKGLQDRWLIPLLNTTQQPALQQLRDRQTRENLFQASWLRTQKGDQNDTRAIVCRLAALRARQAELLNFESFANWKLADQMAQTPQAALEFMRGIVPAARGRALKELADIQHVIDAEQGGFTAQAWDWSLYAERVRLAKYALDESQVKPFFELNTVLTDGVFWAASQLFGIRFVERSDIPVYHPDVRVWEIFDDNDDGLALFYGDFFARDSKGGGAWMGNFVEQSHEFATRPVIYNVCNYQKPANGQPALISWDDVITLFHEFGHTLHGLFASQRYATLSGTNTPRDFVEFPSQINEHWASHPQVFAHYARHFETGEPMPDALREKMLSATQFNKGYDMTELLSAALLDMNWHSISADKAPQDVDSFESAALEKEQLNLPAIPPRYRSSYFAHIFGGGYAAGYYAYLWTQMLADDGYQWFVEQGGLNRENGQKFREAILSRGNSTDLAELYRVWRGHDPKIEPMLKNRGLSE
- a CDS encoding DUF2058 domain-containing protein; translation: MTKLTLQEQMLKAGLVTSKKMAKVQRTAKKSRVQAREAREAVEENKKAQQERDKQLSEQQKQAVLSKEFKAQVKQLIEMNRIPLSKGNITFNFTDNNVIKKLEVDKTTQAQLINGRLAIARLAVDNKPEGEYAIIPASVAEKIAQRDAGSIVLHSALSQEEQDQDDPYADFKIPDDLMW
- a CDS encoding RluA family pseudouridine synthase, producing MSTIVDTFIAPPCHDEIEILYEDEHLVLINKPAGLLSLSGKNPQNLDSVHYRLVQRFPGCALVHRLDFGTSGLMVVARTKPINAALCQQFSQRSVKKGYSALLCGHLRHDDGVIDAPIAKDPALFPLMSICAIQGKPARSRYRTLERFYRDGLPVSRVALTPETGRTHQLRIHCQHLGHPILGCDLYGGRLQPGTEQASRLMLHASELHFVHPVSHAVMDIHHASPF